The following are from one region of the Camarhynchus parvulus chromosome 3, STF_HiC, whole genome shotgun sequence genome:
- the PRR18 gene encoding LOW QUALITY PROTEIN: proline-rich protein 18 (The sequence of the model RefSeq protein was modified relative to this genomic sequence to represent the inferred CDS: inserted 3 bases in 2 codons), with product MGLQPRRAAGPCPPAGRSAALPGARSAPPWARSDEPEGTPGRPATLPPLLPAILPTPSASPAAARAQPXEPPAAASAPKKAAPRPAEEKVARKARGRPRSXAGPLSSSWPCSSLQRPPPRRPPAERAARPQPTPPQPRGRPGAPGASSRSCESLGGAPGEAAGRFSLSLPPEAIRVLQRRSLERQRGQPAPSPAGRAAPARRGDLRALLKVSLLNDRHRYDDEEYEEEEAGAAADEGLVRKCTEWLRGVESAAGRDHPERLETLPHLGTL from the exons atggggctgcagccccggcgCGCCGCGGGGCCCTGCCCGCCCGCGGGAAGGAGCGCCGCCCTGCCCGGAGCGCGCTCCGCTCCTCCCTGGGCCCGCAGCGACGAGCCGGAGGGAACTCCCGGGCGCCCCGCCACGCTGCCGCCCCTGCTGCCGGCCATCCTGCCGACCCCCTCCGCTTCCCCCGCTGCCGCCCGGGCGCAGC GAGAGCCGCCGGCGGCCGCCTCGGCCCCCAAGAAAGCAGCGCCTCGGCCCGCAGAGGAGAAGGTGGCGAGGAAGGCGCGGGGGCGCCCCCGGAG GGCCgggcccctctccagctcctggccctgctcgTCCCTGCAGCGGCCGCCTCCGCGGAGACCGCCGGCCGAGCGGGCGGCGCGGCCCCAGCCCACCCCGCCGCagccgcggggccgcccggggGCGCCGGGGGCGAGCAGCCGCTCCTGCGAGAGCCTCGGCGGGGCgccgggggaggcggcggggcgcTTCTCGCTGAGCCTGCCCCCGGAGGCCATCCGGGTGCTGCAGCGCCGCAGCCTGGAGCGGCAGCGGGGGCAGCCCGCTCCCTCTCCCGCCGGCAgagccgccccggcccggcgcggcgACCTGCGCGCTCTGCTGAAGGTTTCGCTGCTCAACGACCGGCACCGCTACGACGACGAGGAGtacgaggaggaggaggcgggggCCGCGGCGGACGAGGGGCTGGTGCGGAAATGCACCGAGTGGCTGCGCGGCGTGGAGAGCGCGGCCGGGCGCGACCACCCCGAGCGGCTGGAGACGCTGCCGCACCTGGGCACCCTCTGA